One part of the Salinivirga cyanobacteriivorans genome encodes these proteins:
- a CDS encoding T9SS type A sorting domain-containing protein, protein MKRVLFLSISILIATSLVAQKNLPEVFHFSKNQVKPGMLKANTQEGMIKMDSMIQQIDFGEGFMDFFKGHYIFNDNGQLIQIIEHEADFETGEMAPSYNYNYYYDGANRIAELNYEWDTTLNDWQYDDSTYYTYTSGLITQEDFFWYDTANTEWDHDFITYYYYTASVLDSVIETQWNGSGYENNEITKYSYTNGEVSEEVIQYWDGGQWINDDKFIYTWDGEKLTEYIEMTWDEGLSQWVNAFRYTYAWETNGNLIEEIDYEWNTDLEQWDEMSKLDPVYDNTVAREEMVLPFYEGEEGNPLLFFDHKVDTATLYNQEQVKAWQEMAKMIFHYSEFVGIDETAQSENIDFQVYPNPASTYLTIKTDTNNSVNIAIYDATGRLVKNSVISNNANINIEDLAQGIYFIQFKKGTNTLKAKKFIVQ, encoded by the coding sequence ATGAAAAGAGTTTTATTTTTAAGCATTTCGATTTTAATTGCTACAAGCTTAGTGGCACAAAAAAACCTGCCTGAAGTATTTCATTTTTCGAAAAATCAGGTAAAACCCGGCATGCTAAAAGCCAACACCCAGGAAGGAATGATAAAAATGGATAGTATGATCCAACAAATCGATTTCGGAGAAGGCTTTATGGATTTCTTCAAAGGCCACTATATTTTTAACGACAATGGTCAACTTATTCAAATCATTGAACATGAGGCAGATTTTGAAACCGGAGAAATGGCACCATCCTACAATTACAACTATTATTACGATGGTGCAAACAGAATAGCCGAATTAAATTACGAATGGGACACCACCCTAAACGATTGGCAATATGATGACAGCACGTATTACACCTATACAAGCGGACTAATTACACAGGAGGATTTTTTCTGGTACGACACTGCAAACACAGAATGGGACCATGATTTTATTACTTATTATTACTATACTGCCAGTGTTTTAGATTCAGTTATTGAGACACAATGGAACGGTAGCGGATATGAAAACAATGAAATTACAAAGTACAGTTACACAAACGGAGAAGTCTCTGAGGAGGTTATTCAATACTGGGACGGAGGCCAGTGGATAAATGATGATAAATTTATTTATACCTGGGATGGCGAAAAACTTACAGAATACATAGAAATGACCTGGGACGAAGGTCTATCGCAGTGGGTTAATGCCTTCCGCTACACTTATGCATGGGAAACCAACGGTAACCTCATTGAGGAGATAGATTACGAATGGAATACTGACCTTGAACAATGGGATGAAATGTCAAAACTGGATCCTGTTTATGACAATACTGTGGCACGTGAAGAAATGGTGCTGCCATTTTACGAAGGAGAAGAAGGAAATCCGCTTCTGTTCTTTGATCACAAGGTAGATACCGCCACACTGTATAACCAGGAGCAAGTCAAAGCATGGCAGGAGATGGCTAAAATGATATTTCATTACTCAGAATTTGTTGGAATAGATGAAACAGCCCAAAGTGAAAACATAGATTTTCAGGTTTACCCAAATCCAGCATCGACCTACCTGACCATTAAAACGGATACCAACAATTCTGTTAATATAGCAATATATGATGCCACAGGTCGTCTGGTTAAAAATTCAGTTATTTCGAATAATGCCAACATCAATATTGAAGACCTGGCGCAAGGTATTTATTTCATACAATTCAAAAAAGGAACAAATACGCTGAAAGCTAAAAAATTTATCGTACAATAA
- a CDS encoding T9SS-dependent choice-of-anchor J family protein — protein MRHLHFLLMLLFVVFSTFGNAQTIIQETFGSGIPTEWSVIDNNEDSQTWDGYASAGYTDTYSASIQAYAAHDDYLVMPQLTVEEGMTIEFVTKSHNTSWLEDMEVIASKDVDTAGAFNIQLGDYQNIPGTWTTYEIDLTANANISAGDNIYVAFRCYSNNAYYIYLDDVVVATPLSNDLSVSALSFNPATVLEGDNTEITATIENTGLNDQTGVVADFKVDGASIGTQSFDVTSGASTDVTLSWTAELGTHDITVELPADDNTANDVLTESLSVFSASALVEDFEGTFPPSGWTGDISSSGWKQYDLAPYEGTYSAYVSAGSLKRFITPKLAIDATSVINFWAKAAYGSHSIKLAYSTDLTTWTDVPSGSVSIDGTYSQYSVDLSAIDVKGNYYIAFVYNLNYTSVYLDNVVGPEVAVEAPVAAINPTPADAATAVIAGTDLTWEDGAGGVPTGYKVYFGTDSDGTTTPTNIENGTEQSAKVYSPASVLDYETTYYWQIIPTNSLGDASNCPIWSFTTESNPTQAIPYIEDFESVAVNSLPENWTSDFTYQVQENHGTGSSKGITVNMWSSTNTAQATTMPVGPLSATANQIVFDYRVVDYSGYPSNATSLGTNDKVELQVSADGGASFTTVHTIDQATHTTTTEFTTITHNLDAAYNGETIHVRFKNTWGTGDYFVDIDNVKIRETSTDPLFLANTDTLQFAGVPVSLSASKILSIMNDGGGTLQINDGNIALSGTSAEDFSLGTVAYPIELGAGESVDLELTYTPAAAGEDTVSLNITHNGVKTVNSVALIGSSYEPFATYFENFDATPIDQIPEKWNQFVDGAGTVGVSESTSDSYSQPNYLMLSNSSQLTGNLMAIAPALEMGNKRMVFYAKHGYYAASLSVGTMSDPTDPTTYTELQNLTLTGNYQEYEVDFSSYSGSDVFVAFKHELNSTYSTIFLDDVKWEEIPTTPVCEVSPATLDWGLTTVGQVSEQTLTVSNAGVGTLTINNGDLLINGINAADFAVGDITYPIELAADESADIIINFVPQAEGAREAILSVAHNGNNSPVEVPLSGDGLAGMLEDFNAVGTTFPPEGWTASDSWKALTFSTYEGAGGVWFNPAEDVTDAKLITPLLDVQSGDTFSFYAKKSTNDATLTVMYTDDTASGTWNDIQSFTITNTDYEQKTADLSAMPTGEYFIAIAGSGVAFTSTYIDYVQGPSVAGTFDINFIVTDQTTGDPIEGAIINVAGNDYMSDASGEALIQLSNGTFPYQITANGYEDYSETVAVNGAGQTVNVAMSPVDGYVASFTITDVDSNPVQGATVSIDGTDLITDASGTTEIILPNGEYQYTISADGYAPVTDTIIISDANVNITETLLNVYSVTFVVTDQAGNPINGAFVVIGSNFYNTNASGEVNVDAVNGTYYYTVTKADYEMVSGEVTVNGAAVTEEVTLRLVYVVYFEVAEPTGSPVENAEITIADSTLTTDIDGLAVIELPNGDYEATISKSGYEDAIENFTVSDAELDIPVTLNPVATTYNIYFNVTDDQSVAIEDATIELTNGIDTWTEITDATGEASFADKPNGTYDYTITKSGYEAVSNSVMVADGDEAVDISMTLVGIQNASEIAFNIYPNPTRNSVTINTDETEVFISVINANGDVVETADIHNKTTLNLRQYGTGVFFIRIQTAHGVNTRPVIVN, from the coding sequence ATGAGACATTTACACTTTTTATTAATGCTTTTATTTGTAGTGTTTTCAACTTTTGGAAATGCGCAAACAATTATTCAGGAAACATTTGGTAGCGGAATCCCTACTGAATGGAGTGTTATCGACAATAACGAGGATAGTCAAACCTGGGATGGCTATGCATCTGCTGGTTACACCGATACCTATTCGGCAAGCATTCAGGCTTATGCAGCACACGACGATTACCTCGTAATGCCACAATTAACTGTAGAGGAAGGCATGACAATTGAATTTGTGACCAAATCGCATAACACTTCATGGCTCGAAGATATGGAAGTTATTGCTTCAAAGGATGTCGACACTGCAGGTGCTTTTAATATTCAATTGGGAGATTACCAGAATATTCCCGGCACGTGGACTACCTATGAAATAGACCTTACGGCCAATGCTAACATCTCTGCCGGAGATAATATTTACGTTGCATTTCGCTGCTATTCAAATAATGCCTATTATATCTATCTTGATGATGTTGTTGTTGCTACGCCTCTTTCAAATGACTTGTCTGTAAGCGCATTGAGTTTTAATCCCGCTACGGTTTTAGAAGGTGATAATACAGAAATTACTGCAACCATCGAAAATACAGGACTTAATGATCAAACAGGCGTTGTTGCTGATTTTAAGGTTGATGGTGCCTCTATTGGTACGCAAAGTTTTGATGTAACATCTGGTGCAAGCACAGATGTTACGCTTTCATGGACAGCTGAACTGGGTACACACGATATTACCGTTGAGCTGCCTGCAGATGACAATACCGCTAATGATGTTTTAACAGAATCATTATCTGTTTTTAGTGCATCTGCTCTGGTAGAAGATTTTGAGGGTACTTTTCCCCCTTCAGGATGGACCGGTGACATTTCAAGTTCTGGCTGGAAACAATACGACCTTGCGCCTTATGAGGGAACCTATTCCGCATATGTATCGGCCGGAAGCCTAAAACGTTTTATTACACCAAAGCTCGCTATAGACGCTACTTCTGTAATTAATTTCTGGGCAAAAGCAGCATATGGCTCACACAGCATAAAATTGGCCTATTCCACTGATTTGACCACATGGACAGATGTGCCTTCTGGGTCTGTTTCTATCGATGGAACTTATAGTCAATACAGTGTGGATCTTTCTGCAATTGATGTAAAAGGTAATTATTACATCGCTTTTGTTTACAATTTAAACTACACCAGCGTTTATCTTGATAATGTAGTTGGACCTGAAGTTGCTGTTGAGGCACCAGTTGCCGCAATTAATCCCACTCCGGCAGATGCAGCTACTGCTGTAATAGCAGGCACAGACCTGACCTGGGAAGATGGTGCCGGCGGAGTGCCTACCGGATATAAAGTATATTTCGGAACCGATAGCGATGGCACTACAACACCCACCAATATTGAAAATGGTACAGAGCAATCAGCGAAAGTTTATTCGCCTGCATCAGTACTCGACTATGAAACCACTTATTATTGGCAAATTATTCCTACCAACAGTCTGGGCGATGCTTCCAATTGCCCCATATGGAGCTTTACCACCGAATCTAATCCTACCCAGGCTATACCGTATATAGAGGATTTCGAATCAGTCGCAGTTAATTCATTACCAGAAAACTGGACAAGCGACTTTACATACCAGGTGCAGGAAAATCATGGCACAGGAAGTAGTAAAGGCATAACTGTAAATATGTGGAGTAGCACAAATACAGCACAGGCTACTACAATGCCTGTTGGTCCATTATCGGCTACTGCCAATCAGATTGTTTTTGATTACCGCGTAGTAGATTATTCTGGTTATCCTTCCAATGCAACATCACTTGGTACAAATGACAAAGTTGAACTACAGGTTTCTGCAGACGGTGGCGCAAGTTTTACAACTGTACATACCATTGATCAGGCTACGCATACAACTACTACAGAATTTACAACCATTACCCACAACCTGGATGCTGCTTACAATGGCGAAACTATTCACGTACGCTTTAAAAATACCTGGGGCACGGGTGATTATTTTGTAGATATTGATAATGTGAAAATTCGTGAAACTTCCACAGATCCTTTATTTCTTGCAAATACCGACACATTGCAATTTGCTGGTGTCCCTGTTTCATTAAGTGCTTCAAAAATACTCAGCATTATGAATGATGGAGGCGGCACATTACAAATTAACGATGGAAATATAGCTTTAAGTGGCACTAGTGCCGAAGATTTTAGTTTAGGTACTGTGGCGTATCCGATTGAATTGGGTGCTGGCGAATCAGTTGATCTGGAATTGACATATACGCCTGCAGCAGCAGGAGAGGATACAGTATCGCTGAATATAACTCATAATGGTGTTAAAACAGTAAATTCTGTAGCATTGATCGGTTCATCATATGAACCATTTGCTACTTATTTTGAGAATTTTGATGCTACACCAATCGATCAAATTCCTGAGAAATGGAATCAATTTGTTGATGGGGCTGGTACTGTTGGTGTATCTGAAAGTACCAGTGATTCTTATTCACAACCCAATTACCTGATGCTGTCCAATAGCAGTCAGCTAACGGGAAATCTTATGGCTATAGCTCCCGCTTTGGAAATGGGTAATAAACGCATGGTTTTTTACGCCAAACATGGATACTATGCCGCCTCATTGAGTGTTGGAACAATGTCAGATCCAACTGATCCAACTACTTATACAGAACTGCAGAATTTGACCTTAACTGGTAATTACCAGGAATATGAAGTAGATTTTAGTAGCTATTCAGGTAGTGATGTCTTTGTAGCTTTTAAGCATGAGCTAAATAGCACTTATTCAACCATTTTCCTGGATGATGTTAAATGGGAAGAGATTCCTACAACGCCAGTTTGCGAAGTAAGCCCTGCAACACTCGATTGGGGACTAACTACTGTTGGACAGGTTTCAGAACAAACACTTACTGTTTCTAACGCAGGTGTAGGCACACTGACTATTAATAACGGCGATCTTTTAATTAATGGTATTAATGCAGCAGATTTTGCGGTGGGCGATATTACATATCCAATAGAGCTTGCAGCAGATGAATCGGCTGATATTATCATAAATTTTGTCCCCCAGGCTGAAGGTGCAAGAGAAGCCATACTGTCTGTTGCACACAATGGTAATAATAGCCCAGTGGAAGTACCACTTTCTGGAGATGGTTTGGCAGGAATGCTGGAAGATTTTAATGCTGTGGGAACTACCTTCCCTCCGGAAGGTTGGACTGCATCTGATAGTTGGAAAGCATTGACCTTTAGTACCTATGAAGGAGCTGGAGGAGTTTGGTTTAACCCTGCAGAAGATGTGACCGATGCGAAACTTATTACACCTTTGCTGGATGTTCAGAGTGGCGACACATTCTCCTTCTACGCCAAAAAATCAACCAATGATGCAACTTTAACGGTAATGTATACCGACGATACAGCCAGCGGAACGTGGAATGATATCCAATCTTTTACCATCACCAATACAGATTATGAGCAAAAAACAGCTGATTTAAGTGCCATGCCAACAGGTGAATATTTTATAGCCATTGCAGGTTCAGGAGTTGCTTTTACAAGTACCTACATCGATTATGTGCAGGGTCCGTCTGTTGCAGGTACATTTGATATTAACTTTATTGTAACAGACCAGACTACCGGTGATCCAATTGAGGGAGCTATTATAAACGTTGCAGGCAATGATTATATGAGTGACGCCAGCGGCGAAGCTTTGATTCAGCTTAGTAACGGTACGTTCCCATATCAAATTACTGCAAATGGGTATGAAGATTATAGCGAAACTGTAGCAGTAAATGGTGCCGGACAAACGGTAAATGTTGCAATGTCTCCTGTTGATGGTTACGTGGCTTCTTTTACAATTACAGATGTAGATTCCAATCCCGTTCAGGGCGCTACTGTGAGCATTGATGGCACAGATTTAATTACAGATGCCAGTGGAACCACTGAAATTATATTGCCCAATGGTGAATATCAATACACAATATCTGCTGATGGGTATGCACCTGTTACAGATACAATAATAATTTCAGATGCAAATGTAAATATTACTGAAACTTTACTCAACGTATATTCAGTTACATTTGTGGTTACAGATCAGGCAGGCAACCCTATTAACGGGGCTTTTGTTGTAATTGGTTCAAATTTTTATAACACCAATGCCAGCGGAGAAGTGAATGTTGATGCGGTAAATGGAACTTATTATTACACAGTTACCAAGGCTGACTATGAAATGGTTTCAGGAGAGGTTACTGTAAATGGAGCAGCAGTTACTGAAGAAGTGACTTTGCGCCTTGTATACGTTGTTTATTTCGAAGTTGCCGAGCCAACCGGAAGTCCGGTAGAAAATGCAGAGATTACAATTGCAGATTCAACACTTACAACCGATATTGACGGCCTTGCTGTAATTGAATTACCCAATGGTGATTATGAGGCTACTATTTCCAAATCAGGTTATGAGGATGCTATTGAAAACTTTACTGTAAGTGATGCAGAGCTCGATATTCCTGTTACACTTAATCCCGTAGCTACAACATACAATATTTATTTTAATGTAACAGACGATCAATCTGTTGCCATCGAAGATGCAACAATTGAGTTAACAAATGGTATAGATACGTGGACAGAAATCACAGATGCAACGGGTGAAGCATCTTTTGCTGATAAACCCAATGGTACTTATGATTATACCATAACAAAATCGGGATATGAAGCCGTTTCAAATTCTGTAATGGTTGCAGATGGTGATGAAGCTGTAGATATAAGTATGACGCTTGTTGGTATCCAAAATGCTTCAGAAATAGCGTTTAATATCTATCCAAACCCAACACGCAACAGTGTTACAATAAATACAGATGAAACCGAAGTATTTATTAGTGTTATTAATGCTAATGGCGATGTAGTGGAAACTGCAGATATTCACAACAAGACTACATTAAATTTACGTCAATATGGTACGGGTGTATTTTTTATCCGTATTCAGACAGCGCACGGAGTGAATACAAGGCCTGTTATTGTCAATTAA